A single Vulpes lagopus strain Blue_001 chromosome 3, ASM1834538v1, whole genome shotgun sequence DNA region contains:
- the C3H16orf72 gene encoding UPF0472 protein C16orf72 homolog, producing the protein MEERKEEGEAEIQEHGPEHWFSKWERQCLAEAEQDEQLPPELQEEAAAAAQPEHKQQKLWHLFQNSATAVAQLYKDRVCQQPGLSLWVPFQNAATAVTNLYKESVDTHQRSFDIGIQIGYQRRNKDVLAWVKKRRRTIRREDLISFLCGKVPPPRNSRAPPRLTVVSPNRATSTETSSSVETDLQPFREAIALHGLSGAMASISVRSSTPGSPTHVSSGSNASRRRNGLHDVDLNTFISEEMALHLDNGGTRKRTSAQCGDVITDSPTHKRNRMI; encoded by the exons ATGGAGGAGCGGAAGGAGGAGGGCGAGGCCGAGATCCAGGAGCACGGGCCGGAGCACTGGTTCTCCAAGTGGGAGCGGCAGTGCCTGGCCGAGGCCGAGCAGGACGAGCAGCTGCCCCCCGAGCTGCaggaggaggcggcggccgcCGCGCAGCCCGAGCACAAGCAGCAGAAGCTGTGGCACCTCTTCCAGAACTCGGCCACCGCCGTGGCCCAGCTCTACAAAG ACCGAGTGTGTCAGCAGCCAGGACTTTCTCTCTGGGTCCCCTTCCAAAACGCGGCCACCGCCGTCACCAACCTCTACAAAG AAAGCGTGGATACTCATCAGCGAAGTTTTGATATTGGAATTCAGATTGGCTATCAGCGACGCAATAAGGATGTGTTGGCTTGGGTTAAAAAGCGCAGAAGAACTATTCGTAGAGAAGATTTGATCAGCTTCCTGTGTGGAAAAGTTCCTCCACCACGAAACTCTAGAGCTCCCCCAAGACTGACTGTAGTGTCCCCTAACCGAGCTACTTCAACGGAAACTAGCTCATCTGTAGAGACTGATTTGCAACCCTTCCGGGAAGCCATAGCTCTGCATG GTCTTAGTGGTGCAATGGCTAGTATAAGCGTGCGTTCGAGTACCCCAGGCTCTCCTACACATGTAAGCAGTGGATCGAATGCTAGTCGAAGGAGAAATGGACTCCATGATGTCGATTTGAACACTTTCATATCAGAAGAAATGGCACTCCACTTGGACAATGGTGGAACTAGAAAGCGTACCTCAGCCCAGTGTGGCGATGTCATTACAGACTCACCAACCCATAAACGCAACAGAATGATCTAA